The following are encoded in a window of Vigna unguiculata cultivar IT97K-499-35 chromosome 8, ASM411807v1, whole genome shotgun sequence genomic DNA:
- the LOC114193354 gene encoding putative cyclin-A3-1, whose translation MATASENNTNSTRPQREAKKRAAAAICEMQGNAKKKRVVLGDLTNVSDAATAAVAVSETQKRKKIKLQKPVPTVDTPEKVDGRSDPQLGGPYVSDIYEYLCGMEVLPSKRPLPDYVQKVQKDVNANMRAVLVDWLVEVAEEYKLVSDTLYFCVAYIDRFLSLNVLSRHRLQLLGVAAMLIASKYEEIKPPEVEDFCYITDNTYSKEEVVNMEADILKALRFELGGPTVKTFLRRFCRVGQEGIDTSDLQFDFLSCYLAELSLLDYNCVKFVPSLVAASVVFLARFMLSPKKHPWNSALHQLTRYKPADFKECVLNVHDLYLSRKGPSLQAVREKYQQHKFKCVARTPSPPEIPLSFLNFQDQILRR comes from the exons ATGGCGACAGCCTCAGAGAACAACACCAACTCCACGCGCCCCCAGCGCGAGGCCAAGAAGAGAGCCGCAGCTGCTATATGCGAAATGCAGGGAAATGCTAAGAAGAAGCGCGTCGTTTTGGGAGACCTCACTAATGTCTCAGACGCCGCCACCGCTGCAGTTGCCGTTTCAGAGACTCAAAAACggaaaaaaatcaaacttcAGAAACCAGTGCCGACGGTTGACACGCCGGAGAAAGTCGACGGGAGGAGCGACCCCCAACTGGGTGGGCCGTATGTTTCAGATATATACGAGTACCTTTGCGGAATGGAG GTTCTTCCTAGTAAGAGACCCTTACCAGATTATGTTCAGAAAGTTCAGAAGGACGTTAATGCTAACATGCGCGCGGTTCTTGTGGATTGGTTGGTTGAGGTTGCAGAAGAGTATAAACTGGTTTCAGACACGTTATATTTTTGTGTGGCTTACATAGATAGGTTTTTATCCTTGAATGTATTGTCCAGACATAGATTGCAGTTACTCGGGGTTGCTGCAATGCTTATCGCATC GAAATATGAAGAGATTAAACCACCTGAGGTGGAGGACTTCTGTTACATTACGGATAATACATACTCTAAGGAAGAG GTTGTGAATATGGAAGCCGATATATTGAAGGCTTTGAGGTTTGAATTGGGTGGTCCTACGGTGAAGACATTCTTGAG GAGGTTCTGCAGAGTTGGTCAAGAGGGCATTGAT ACTTCTGATCTCCAGTTTGATTTCCTTAGCTGCTACCTTGCTGAGCTCAGTTTATTGGATTATAATTGTGTAAAGTTTGTGCCATCTTTGGTGGCAGCATCTGTTGTATTCTTAGCAAGATTTATGTTAAGCCCAAAGAAACATCCTTGG AATTCGGCACTCCATCAGCTCACTAGATATAAACCTGCTGACTTCAAGGAATGTGTGCTAAACGTACATGATTTATACCTTAGTAGGAAGGGGCCTTCTTTGCAAGCTGTGAGAGAGAAATACCAACAGCATAAG TTTAAATGTGTGGCAAGAACACCATCTCCTCCCGAGATACCcctttcttttttgaattttcagGATCAGATTCTTAGGCGTTGA